GGGGCATCATTACCGATCTGGACAACACGCTGGTGGGCGCCAAGGCGCCACTGGCCACGCCGGAGCTGCTGAAGTGGTTCGAGAAGGTGAAGCAGCTCGGCTTTAAGCTGGTGATCGTATCCAACAATAATATGGACCGCGTTTCGCGGTTTGCGACGCCGCTGAACATCGAATTCGTCCATGGAGCGCGCAAGCCGACCAACGCGCCCTTCCGCAAGGCTATGAAGCTGATGGACCTTGCGCCGGAAAGCACGATCGTGGTCGGCGACCAAATGCTGACGGATGTATATGGAGGCAACCGACTGGGGCTGTATACCGTCCTGGTTCTGCCGATTTCTCCGGAGGACGAGGGAATTGGCACACGCATCAACCGCCGTGTGGAACGGATCGCGCTGACCAGATTGCGCAAACAAGGATTGTGGCATGAGGAGGAACAACACGAATGAACGAACAGATCGAACCGCAGCGTCCCGTCAGCTGCAGCGGCTGCGGTGTTAAACTGCAGACGGACAACCGGGACCGGCCCGGATACCTGCCGGAGGCGGCTTATGACCGGGAGCCCGTCGTTTGCCAGCGGTGCTTCCGCATCAAAAATTATAACGAGGTCTCCTCAGTTTCAGTGGATCAGGACGAATTTCTTCGCCTGCTCTCCGGCATCGGAGAGAAGAACGCGCTTGTCGTCCACATCGTCGATCTGTTCGACTTTGAGGGCAGTCTGATTTCGGGACTGCAGCGGTTCGTCGGCAGCAATCCGGTCATTCTGGCCGTGAACAAATGCGATTTGCTGCCAAAGGTGACCAACTGGAACAAGCTGCGCAACTGGGTCCAGCAGCGCAGCAAGGAGCTTGGACTGAAGACGGAGGAAATCGTGCTATGCAGCGCCAAGCGCGGACAAGGCTTCGACCGGCTGCTGGCTTCGGTGTCTTCGCTGCGCGGCCGCCGCGACGTATTTGTTGTGGGCGCGACCAACGTAGGCAAGTCCACGCTGATCAACCGGCTCATCTCAGACTATAGCGATCTGGAGCAGGAGTTGACGACGTCCCGGTATCCCGGAACGACGCTTGACAGCGTCAAGATTCCTCTTGACGACGGTCATCACATCATCGACACACCGGGGATCGTCTATCCTTGGCGCTATAGCGAGCTGGTTGAGCGGCGGGATTTGGATGCGGTTATGCCCGCGAAGCCGCTAAAACCGGCGGTGTACCAATTAAACGCGGGACAGACGCTCTTTTTCGGCGGGTTGGGCCGGTTTGATTTCGTGCAGGGCGAGCATCAATCGTTCACCTGCTTCATCAGCGGCAGCTTGAATATTCACCGCACCAAGCTGGAGCGGGCTGACGATCTGTACCGGGATCACCGCGGCGAAATGCTGTCCCCCCCGGCAAAAGACGATGTCGATAAACTTCCCTCCTGGCAGCGGCATGAATTCAGAATTGCCAGAGGAAGCCGCAGCGATGTATTTATTTCCGGTCTTGGCTGGATAAAAATGAACGGAACCGAAGGCGCGGTTGTGGCTGTCCATGTCCCGCGGGGCGTGAAAGTGCTGGTTCGCCCTTCGCTGATTTAATTGAAGGAGGACGCTCATGACAGTTACAGCTGCCGCCTGGCCTTCGCCAAGCGGAAATATTCTATTAGGGGTTATAGGCTCGCCCATTTCACATTCCAAATCGCCGGTTATGCATACGGCAGGCTTGAACGCGCTTGGAATTCAAGGGGCCTATGTGCCTTTACATGTAGCTCAAGGTAAAGTGGGAGAGACGATCCAGGCGATCCGTACGCTGAATTTCCGGGGCATAAACGTGACTCTTCCGCACAAATTGGCGGTCATCGAACACCTCGACAGAGTGGACCGAGCTGCGGAAGCCATCGGCGCCGTAAATACCATTGTTAACGACAACGGCATTTTGACCGGTTACAATACGGATGGAATAGGGTATGTGCGTTCTCTGAAATCGGAGGCGGTCTCCGAGCTTTCCGGAAAGAGAATTATGATTATCGGCGCGGGCGGCGCGTCAAGAGGCATTGTCGACGCGCTGCTTCAGGAAAGCCCTTCAGCGGTGATTATAGTGAACCGCGACGAGGAGAAGGCCAAAAGGCTTGCGGAAGACTGGAAGAGCCGCGGCGATATCAAAGGCATTGGATTGGACCAGATCGGGCGATACATCGGCGGTACGGACATATTGATTAACACGACTTCGGTAGGGATGCATCCCCATACCGGCGATATGCCGATAGATCCGGATATCATTCCGGAGGGAATCGTCGTCAGCGATCTGATCTACAACCCGCTTCATACCCGTCTGCTGCTGGAAAGCCGCAGCAGACGGGGCTGCACCATTCACGGAGGCGTGGGCATGTTCATCTATCAGGGAGCTTACGCTCTGGAATATTGGACGGGAATGCCCGCTCCGGTCGATGTGATGCGCGAGGCGCTGATGAACAGTCTCGGTGTCTGACAAAGCGACATGAAGCAAATAAAATAATGGATTTTCGGGTAATAATAGTTGATAAATAAGGAGTATGCATACATGATGTTAACCGGCAAACAAAAGCGCTATCTTCGCTCGCTTGCCCATCACCTCGATCCAGTGTTTCAGGTCGGGAAGGGCGGCGTTAACGAGCATCTGATCCGTCATATCGAGGAGGCGATTGAAAAGCGCGAGCTGATGAAAATCAGCGTGCTGAACAACTGCGCCGAGGATCCGAAGGAGATAGGCACCGAGCTTGCGGAGCAGTCCGGCTCCGAGCTTGTACAGGTCATTGGAAAGACGATCATTCTGTACAAGGAATCGCGTGACAACAAAACGATCGAACTGCCTCGCTGAAGTCGGGCGTCTGAATAAGCGGGTGTGACGCAACCGCATTCTTTGAAATATCAGAAAGTATAAGCTTCGCGCTTATCCTTAACCTGATATTTTTACGAGAAACGGATGCCTTCCTCTTCCAGAGGACGGCGAAGCCGTTTCTTCTTGGCTGGCAGTCTTGTTGAGAAGGCCGCCGCAAGGAGCTATTTTGCAGGGAGGTGGGGGCGTGAAGGTCGGCATTATGGGCGGAACCTTCGATCCCATTCATATCGGCCATATGCTGGCTGCGGAGACGGCCAGGGATGCCTTCGGGCTGGAACAGGTATGGTTTATGCCTTCGCATATCCCGCCGCATAAGCATGCTGCAGGCGTTTCCGGCCGAGAAAGGCTAGAACTAGTGCGCGAGGCGATCAAGAACGACGAATCTTTCCGCATCCTCGATTGGGAGATTGTGCGCGGAGGAGTATCGTATACGATCGAAACGGTGCGGCAGCTGCAGGAGCGTTATCCGTCCGAGGATTTTTACTTTATTATCGGCGCGGATATGGTGCGGTATTTGCCTAAATGGAGGGAAATCGACGAACTGGCCCGCCGGCTTTTCTTCATCGGAGTGGGCAGGCCGGGGGTTCCCCTTGACCTTGAGCTGCTCCCCGTTCATATCGCCGAGAGGGTGCTGCTGGCGGACATGCCGATGGTCGATATCTCTTCCACGATGATCCGGGAGCGGGCCTCAGGCGGGAAATCGATCCGGTATATGGTGCCGGAAGCGGTATACGACTACGTGCAAAGGGGGAATTTGTATGGAGTACAGCCGCGAAGCGTTGATTAAATCGGTATCCACGCAGATGCCGGAGAAACGTTGGAAGCATACGCTGGGCGTTATGGAAACGGCGGTAAAGCTGGCCAAAAAGTATGGCGGAGATCCGGAGCGCGCCGAGCTGGCGGCGACTTTGCATGATGTGGCGAAATATTGGCCGGTCGAACGGCAGCGCGGGATTATTGAGCAAAACCATCTTTCGCCGGAACTGCTGTCCTATGACAAGCAGCTGTGGCATGCGGAGGTGGGGGCCTTCGTCGCGGAGACGGAGTATGGCATCAAGGATGCGGAAGTGCTTGACGCCATCCGCTATCATACCTCAGGCCGGGAAGGCATGACCCTGATGGACAAAATCGTCTGTCTGGCCGATTACATTGAGCCCGGCCGCGATTTTCCCGGTGTTGACCGTATCCGCAAGCTGGCGAAATCCAGTCTGGAGGCGGGGCTTGTCGCTGGATTCGATTCCACGATCAGTCTGCTGCTGGAGAAACGGAAGATTGTGTTTCCGCTTACGGTAATGGCAAGAAACGATCTAGTAAGAGTATTGGAGGAAAATGAATGACCATACAATCCCAAGAACTGCTGCGGCTCGCGCTGAACGCAGTCGAAGATAAAAAAGCGATGAACGTCGTTGCCCTCGATTTGCGGGGCATTTCGCTGATCAGCGATTTTTTCATTATTTGTCACGGTAATTCTGACACCCAGGTTCAAGCTATCGCTACCGAGGTTCGCAAGGTTGCCCAGGAAGCTGGAGCCTTGATCCGGGGAATCGAAGGAATGGATTCCGCGCGCTGGGTGCTGA
This region of Paenibacillus sp. URB8-2 genomic DNA includes:
- a CDS encoding nicotinate-nucleotide adenylyltransferase, producing the protein MKVGIMGGTFDPIHIGHMLAAETARDAFGLEQVWFMPSHIPPHKHAAGVSGRERLELVREAIKNDESFRILDWEIVRGGVSYTIETVRQLQERYPSEDFYFIIGADMVRYLPKWREIDELARRLFFIGVGRPGVPLDLELLPVHIAERVLLADMPMVDISSTMIRERASGGKSIRYMVPEAVYDYVQRGNLYGVQPRSVD
- the rsfS gene encoding ribosome silencing factor — its product is MTIQSQELLRLALNAVEDKKAMNVVALDLRGISLISDFFIICHGNSDTQVQAIATEVRKVAQEAGALIRGIEGMDSARWVLMDLGDVVVHIFHRDEREYYNIERLWSDAKVVEHV
- the yqeH gene encoding ribosome biogenesis GTPase YqeH, which translates into the protein MNEQIEPQRPVSCSGCGVKLQTDNRDRPGYLPEAAYDREPVVCQRCFRIKNYNEVSSVSVDQDEFLRLLSGIGEKNALVVHIVDLFDFEGSLISGLQRFVGSNPVILAVNKCDLLPKVTNWNKLRNWVQQRSKELGLKTEEIVLCSAKRGQGFDRLLASVSSLRGRRDVFVVGATNVGKSTLINRLISDYSDLEQELTTSRYPGTTLDSVKIPLDDGHHIIDTPGIVYPWRYSELVERRDLDAVMPAKPLKPAVYQLNAGQTLFFGGLGRFDFVQGEHQSFTCFISGSLNIHRTKLERADDLYRDHRGEMLSPPAKDDVDKLPSWQRHEFRIARGSRSDVFISGLGWIKMNGTEGAVVAVHVPRGVKVLVRPSLI
- the yqeK gene encoding bis(5'-nucleosyl)-tetraphosphatase (symmetrical) YqeK codes for the protein MEYSREALIKSVSTQMPEKRWKHTLGVMETAVKLAKKYGGDPERAELAATLHDVAKYWPVERQRGIIEQNHLSPELLSYDKQLWHAEVGAFVAETEYGIKDAEVLDAIRYHTSGREGMTLMDKIVCLADYIEPGRDFPGVDRIRKLAKSSLEAGLVAGFDSTISLLLEKRKIVFPLTVMARNDLVRVLEENE
- a CDS encoding YqeG family HAD IIIA-type phosphatase, with the translated sequence MFEMLVPRLRVNTVFDIDLEDLYSKGYRGIITDLDNTLVGAKAPLATPELLKWFEKVKQLGFKLVIVSNNNMDRVSRFATPLNIEFVHGARKPTNAPFRKAMKLMDLAPESTIVVGDQMLTDVYGGNRLGLYTVLVLPISPEDEGIGTRINRRVERIALTRLRKQGLWHEEEQHE
- the yhbY gene encoding ribosome assembly RNA-binding protein YhbY; the protein is MLTGKQKRYLRSLAHHLDPVFQVGKGGVNEHLIRHIEEAIEKRELMKISVLNNCAEDPKEIGTELAEQSGSELVQVIGKTIILYKESRDNKTIELPR
- a CDS encoding shikimate dehydrogenase codes for the protein MTVTAAAWPSPSGNILLGVIGSPISHSKSPVMHTAGLNALGIQGAYVPLHVAQGKVGETIQAIRTLNFRGINVTLPHKLAVIEHLDRVDRAAEAIGAVNTIVNDNGILTGYNTDGIGYVRSLKSEAVSELSGKRIMIIGAGGASRGIVDALLQESPSAVIIVNRDEEKAKRLAEDWKSRGDIKGIGLDQIGRYIGGTDILINTTSVGMHPHTGDMPIDPDIIPEGIVVSDLIYNPLHTRLLLESRSRRGCTIHGGVGMFIYQGAYALEYWTGMPAPVDVMREALMNSLGV